The Apium graveolens cultivar Ventura chromosome 11, ASM990537v1, whole genome shotgun sequence genome has a window encoding:
- the LOC141696068 gene encoding uncharacterized protein LOC141696068, with protein sequence MLKTHKPDFLFLSETISVSNKIEELSSRFGFSNYFSVDKKGRAGGLAIFWKHTMVCEIIESLQNHIDLIVSENNSVSWRLTCYYGFLERERHSHAWDFLRLPASKSQLLWCIIGDFNDLLCGQDKNGRHPHPQSLLNGFKKVVNDCGLSEIDLSGGSFTWEKSKGTKD encoded by the coding sequence ATGTTAAAAACTCACAAGCCTGATTTTCTGTTTTTGTCTGAAACTATTTCTGTTAGTAATAAAATTGAAGAGCTCTCTTCGAGATTTGGTTTCTCTAATTATTTTTCAGTTGACAAGAAAGGTAGAGCAGGGGGTCTTGCTATTTTCTGGAAACATACTATGGTATGTGAGATAATTGAGTCATTACAAAACCATATAGATCTTATTGTCTCAGAAAATAACTCAGTTTCTTGGAGACTTACCTGTTATTATGGATTTTTGGAGCGTGAGAGGCATAGTCATGCTTGGGATTTTCTTCGTCTGCCAGCTTCCAAGTCTCAGCTCCTATGGTGTATTATTGGAGACTTTAATGATCTCTTATGTGGCCAAGACAAGAATGGAAGGCATCCTCATCCGCAATCCCTTCTTAATGGTTTTAAAAAGGTagttaatgattgtgggttgagtGAAATTGACTTATCAGGTGGTAGTTTTACTTGGGAAAAGAGCAAGGGTACAAAAGATTGA